In one window of Oryza sativa Japonica Group chromosome 9, ASM3414082v1 DNA:
- the LOC4346713 gene encoding NEDD8-conjugating enzyme Ubc12: MLNLFKIKGQKKEEAANTNGRPPAKKQSPGELRLHKDIAELNLPKKTNITFPNGKDDLMNIEITLRPDEGYYVGGAFVFTLQVPPTYPHEPPKVKCTTKVYHPNIDLDGNVCLNILREDWKPVLNINTIVYGLNLLFIQPNDEDPLNHDAAAVLRDDPQKFRRNVQTAMSGGYVDRVHFPRCK; this comes from the exons ATGTTGAACCTCTTTAAGATAAAGGGACAGAAGAAGGAAGAGGCGGCAAATACAAATGGGAGACCTCCTGCTAAGAAGCAAAGTCCAGGAGAATTACGTCTCCATAAAG ACATTGCTGAGCTTAATCTTCCAAAGAAAACCAACATTACTTTTCCTAATGGAAAGGATGATCTGATGAACATTGAGATTACTCTTCGGCCTGACGAAGGATACTATGT GGGTGGAGCTTTTGTTTTCACTTTACAAGTTCCTCCTACTTACCCTCACGAGCCGCCCAAGGTCAAGTGCACGACTAAG GTTTATCACCCTAATATTGACTTGGACGGAAATGTCTGCCTGAATATCCTGCGTGAAGACTGGAAGCCTGTCTTGAATATCAATACCATTGTATATGGTTTGAACCTTCTTTTCATT CAACCCAATGACGAGGATCCCTTGAACCATGATGCTGCGGCTGTCCTCCGAGATGACCCACAAAAGTTCCGGAGGAATGTTCAGACGGCGATGTCGGGAGGCTATGTCGACAGGGTGCATTTTCCAAGGTGTAAGTAA
- the LOC4346714 gene encoding sugar transport protein 14 codes for MAGGFGGGGGEAIAGRAEQYEGKITGYFILACIVGSFGGSLFGYDLGVSSGVTAMDDFLIKFFPEVYARKSAHLHETDYCKYDNQVLTLFTSSLYFAGLVSTFAASHLTRRRGRRATIMVGAVSFFLGGAVNAAAANVAMLIAGRLLLGVGIGFGNQAVPLYLSEIAPYNIRGAVNQLFQLTTCLGILVADVINYFTDKIHPWGWRLSLGLAMGPATAIFVGALFLPETPNSLVEMGRLEEARRVLEKVRGTRKVDAEFEDLREASEAARAVRGTFRSLLAARNRPQLIIGALGIPAFQQLSGMNSILFYSPVIFQSLGFGNSAALYSSIITGSMLVVGALVSMVVVDRLGRRFLFIEAGIQMISSMVVVAVILALKFGHGEELSKGVGTVLVVAICLFVVAYGWSWGPLGWLVPSELFPLEMRSAGQSVVVCVNLFWTAAVAQCFLAAMCHLRWGVFILFAALIVVMSIFVILLLPETKQVPIEEIWMLFDKHWYWKRIVRKDPKYQGHHHHQMAAMPTAAAKSGSSEV; via the exons atggcAGGagggttcggcggcggcggcggcgaggcgatcgCCGGGAGGGCGGAGCAGTACGAGGGGAAGATCACCGGATACTTCATCCTCGCCTGCATCGTCGGCTCCTTCGGCGGGTCACTCTTCGGCTACGATCTTGGAGTCTCCA GTGGTGTGACGGCCATGGACGATTTCTTGATCAAGTTCTTCCCGGAGGTGTACGCGCGGAAGAGCGCGCACCTGCACGAGACGGACTACTGCAAGTACGACAACCAGGTGCTGACCCTCTTCACCTCCTCCCTCTACTTCGCCGGCCTCGTCTCCACCTTCGCCGCCTCCCACCTCACcaggcgccgcggccgccgcgccaccaTCATGGTCGGCGCCGtcagcttcttcctcggcggcgccgtcaacgccgccgccgccaacgtcgCCATGCtcatcgccggccgcctcctcctcggcgtcggcATCGGCTTCGGCAACCAGGCCGTCCCCCTCTACCTCTCCGAGATCGCCCCCTACAACATCCGCGGCGCCGTCAACCAGCTCTTCCAGCTCACCACCTGCCTCGGCatcctcgtcgccgacgtcatcAACTACTTCACCGACAAGATCCACCCGTGGGGGTGGAGGCTGTCGCTGGGGCTCGCCATGGGCCCCGCCACCGCGATCTTCGTCGGCGCGCTGTTCTTGCCGGAGACGCCCAACAGCCTCGTCGAgatggggcggctggaggaggcgaggcgggtgctggagaaggtgagGGGGACGAGGAAGGTGGACGCCGAGTTCGAGGATTTGAGGGAGGCGagcgaggcggcgagggcggtgcGCGGCACGTTCAGGAGCCTGCTCGCCGCGCGCAACCGGCCGCAGCTCATCATTGGGGCGCTCGGGATCCCGGCGTTCCAGCAGCTGTCCGGGATGAACTCCATACTCTTCTACTCGCCGGTCATCTTCCAGAGCCTCGGCTTCGGCAACTCCGCCGCGCTCTACTCCTCCATCATCACGGGATCCATGCTCGTCGTCGGCGCGCTCGTCTCCATGGTCGTCGTCGACCGCCTCGGCCGCAGATTCCTCTTCATCGAGGCCGGCATCCAGATGATCTCCTCCATG gtggtggtggcggtgatcCTGGCGCTCAAGTTCGGGCACGGCGAGGAGCTATCGAAGGGCGTGGGCACGGTGCTGGTGGTGGCGATCTGCCTGTTCGTGGTGGCCTACGGGTGGTCGTGGGGGCCGCTGGGGTGGCTGGTGCCGAGCGAGCTGTTCCCGCTGGAGATGAGGTCGGCGGGGCAGAGCGTGGTGGTGTGCGTCAACCTGTtctggacggcggcggtggcgcagtgCTTCCTCGCCGCCATGTGCCACCTCCGGTGGGGGGTGTTCATCCTCTTCGCCGCGCTCATCGTCGTCATGTCCATcttcgtcatcctcctcctgcCGGAGACCAAGCAGGTGCCCATCGAGGAGATCTGGATGCTCTTCGACAAGCACTGGTATTGGAAGCGCATCGTCAGGAAGGACCCCAAGTATcagggccaccaccaccaccagatggCCGCCatgccaaccgccgccgccaagtccGGCTCGTCGGAGGtttag